The following proteins are encoded in a genomic region of Takifugu flavidus isolate HTHZ2018 chromosome 3, ASM371156v2, whole genome shotgun sequence:
- the cavin2b gene encoding caveolae-associated protein 2b — MCEQGVTMVTTETHQSQDLVVPPQNRDEQDHQDEAQGSPSSAMAGFSSEEMGQGPVNAITVLTLLDKLVNMLDTVQENQNKMEVHQVEMEGVVRGIQADMTKLSKSHSHTSNTVSKLLDKSRKLSVTMKEVREKMERQGAQVKKLEANHAHLIHRNNFKVLIFQEENEIPATVFVKDPPPFPRDGILEESEGAEMEGNPSQDGGLKTIELSSDEDVGLEAEDEDEDVWLHDLENMEKSKAEKLKRSSLKKVDSLKKAFSRQNIEKKMTKIGTKIVSPEQREKIKQKTSSLKVSPLTLGIKKRRSSSDSHPPETSIQNVESAISEAEAQVSPPADTEQEVPFTEVHTQLAPTKEQEKEEEEEVVMEEGIEEGKKKEDEEDRGDREEGVSEEYTLSSTLRVEEKEDEQQADEEQPDKY; from the exons ATGTGCGAGCAGGGTGTCACCATGGTGACGACTGAAACACACCAGAGTCAGGATCTGGTGGTGCCCCCCCAAAATCGGGACGAGCAGGACCATCAAGATGAGGCTCAGGGCTCACCGTCGTCGGCCATGGCTGGATTCAGCAGCGAAGAAATGGGTCAGGGCCCCGTCAACGCCATCACGGTCCTCACACTGCTGGACAAACTGGTCAACATGCTGGATACTGTAcaggaaaaccaaaacaagatggaG GTGCATCAGGTGGAAATGGAAGGCGTGGTCAGAGGGATCCAGGCGGATATGACCAAGCTGTCCAAGAGCCACAGTCACACGTCCAACACTGTGAGCAAGCTGCTGGACAAGAGCCGCAAACTTTCCGTCACCATGAAGGAG GTTCGTGAAAAGATGGAGCGACAGGGGGCCCAAGTGAAGAAGCTGGAGGCCAACCACGCCCACCTGATCCACAGAAACAACTTCAAAGTTCTTATCTTTCAG GAGGAAAACGAGATACCGGCCACTGTTTTTGTGAAGGATCCCCCTCCGTTCCCCAGGGACGGCATTTTGGAAGAATCTGAAGGTGCAGAGATGGAGGGCAATCCTTCTCAGGATGGTGGACTCAAAACTATTGAGCTGTCATCTGATGAGGATGTTGGACTGGAGGcagaggacgaggatgaggacgTGTGGCTTCATGAtctggagaacatggagaagTCCAAAGCAGAGAAGCTAAAGCGTTCCAGCCTGAAGAAG GTGGACAGTTTGAAGAAGGCCTTTTCCCGCCAGAACATTGAGAAGAAAATGACCAAGATCGGAACAAAAATTGTTTCCCCAGAACAACGAGAGAAGATCAAACAGAAGACATCAAGCTTGAAGGTTTCCCCACTAACATTAGGCATCAAGAAG CGTCGCAGCAGCTCCGACTCCCACCCTCCCGAAACCTCCATTCAGAACGTCGAGTCCGCCATTTCCGAGGCTGAAGCTCAGGTGTCTCCCCCGGCTGACACCGAACAGGAGGTTCCCTTCACTGAGGTCCACACCCAGCTGGCTCCAAccaaggagcaggagaaggaggaggaggaggaggtggtgatggaAGAGGGAAtagaagaaggaaagaagaaagaggacgaggaagacAGGGGTGATAGAGAGGAGGGAGTCAGTGAGGAATATACCCTCTCGTCCACTCTCCgtgtggaggagaaagaagacgAGCAGCAAGCAGATGAGGAGCAACCAGACAAATACTAA